The Phycisphaeraceae bacterium genome has a segment encoding these proteins:
- a CDS encoding DUF192 domain-containing protein — translation MVDGQHIRRVSGKKVNGVARAAATLMLLLVIVGVVVLSTGPSGCQANHDSSIATTSDAEVQRALTQRATNGKVFEQVKIAGREFWLELAADHPTRLRGLGGVTEIARDGGMLFVFPDSRGRAFVMRDCLVPIDILFLDKDGYITAMHTMPVEEPQGEDESDFEYEDRLTRYSSRLAAQFVIEIRGGLKDELKVNVGDRIPLDVARLKKLAR, via the coding sequence ATGGTTGATGGACAACACATCCGGCGTGTAAGCGGGAAGAAGGTGAATGGCGTGGCGCGAGCGGCGGCGACGCTGATGCTGCTGCTGGTGATTGTGGGGGTGGTGGTGCTTTCGACAGGTCCGAGCGGGTGTCAGGCGAACCATGATTCGTCGATTGCGACGACGAGTGATGCGGAGGTGCAGCGTGCGCTGACACAACGTGCGACGAATGGGAAGGTTTTTGAGCAGGTGAAGATTGCGGGGCGTGAGTTCTGGTTGGAACTGGCGGCGGATCATCCGACGCGGTTGCGTGGGCTGGGGGGCGTGACGGAGATTGCGCGTGATGGGGGGATGCTGTTTGTGTTTCCGGATTCGCGTGGGCGTGCGTTTGTGATGCGAGATTGCCTGGTTCCGATTGACATACTTTTTCTGGACAAGGATGGGTATATCACGGCGATGCACACGATGCCGGTGGAGGAGCCGCAGGGGGAGGATGAGTCGGATTTTGAGTATGAGGATCGGTTGACGCGGTATTCGAGCCGGCTTGCGGCGCAGTTTGTGATTGAGATTCGTGGGGGTTTGAAAGACGAGTTGAAGGTGAATGTGGGGGATCGGATACCGCTGGACGTGGCGAGGCTGAAGAAGCTTGCCCGTTGA
- a CDS encoding 4a-hydroxytetrahydrobiopterin dehydratase, translating into MTRLTDAELHEALAQLPEWSEFDGQIQRTFGFPDFVESIKFVNAVADYAQRAQHHPDILIRYNKVTLTVSTHDADGVTEKDFALARHADALI; encoded by the coding sequence ATGACCAGACTCACCGACGCCGAACTCCACGAAGCACTCGCACAACTCCCCGAGTGGTCCGAGTTCGATGGCCAGATTCAACGCACCTTCGGATTCCCCGACTTTGTCGAATCAATCAAGTTCGTCAACGCCGTCGCCGACTACGCCCAGCGCGCCCAGCACCACCCCGACATCCTCATCCGATACAACAAGGTCACCCTCACCGTCTCAACTCACGATGCCGATGGCGTCACCGAAAAAGACTTCGCACTCGCCCGCCACGCCGACGCGCTCATCTGA
- the gluQRS gene encoding tRNA glutamyl-Q(34) synthetase GluQRS, whose amino-acid sequence MNGQMRTSAECACGVTRLAPSPTGALHLGNARTFVVNWALARQRGWRVVLRIEDLDTPRVKAGAIEETIETLAWLGLDWDEGPFVQSDDVEVYREAMRRLVSRGRVYACGLSRGEVEAAASAPQEGVHEVRFGRELRPEAMNARFDDEATNWRLVVDEGVVEFVDGFCGATRVDVAGEVGDFVVWTRRGQPAYQLAVVVDDARQGVTEVVRGDDLLGSAGRQVLVQEALGFGRRPRYTHLPLVRGADGRRLAKRHGDTRLSTYRQMGVSAAAIVGLIARWSGVEGGAAMSAAEFAAKFVLERMPREDVVFGKEDEAWLMDNTSGV is encoded by the coding sequence ATGAACGGGCAAATGCGAACATCGGCCGAGTGTGCGTGCGGAGTGACGCGGCTTGCCCCGTCGCCTACGGGGGCGTTGCATCTGGGGAATGCGCGGACGTTTGTGGTGAACTGGGCACTTGCGCGGCAGCGTGGGTGGCGGGTGGTGCTGCGGATTGAGGATCTTGACACGCCTCGGGTGAAGGCGGGGGCGATCGAGGAGACGATCGAGACTTTGGCGTGGCTGGGGCTGGATTGGGATGAAGGGCCTTTTGTGCAGAGCGATGATGTGGAGGTGTATCGGGAGGCGATGCGCAGGTTGGTTTCGCGCGGGCGGGTGTATGCGTGCGGGCTGAGTCGAGGGGAAGTTGAGGCGGCGGCGTCGGCACCGCAGGAGGGTGTGCATGAGGTGCGGTTTGGGCGGGAGTTGAGGCCTGAGGCGATGAACGCACGGTTTGATGATGAGGCGACGAACTGGCGGCTGGTGGTGGATGAGGGGGTGGTGGAGTTTGTTGATGGGTTTTGCGGCGCGACGCGGGTGGATGTTGCGGGCGAGGTGGGGGACTTTGTGGTGTGGACGCGCCGTGGGCAGCCGGCGTATCAGTTGGCGGTGGTGGTGGATGATGCGAGGCAGGGCGTGACGGAAGTGGTGCGTGGTGATGATCTGCTGGGATCGGCGGGGCGTCAGGTGCTGGTGCAGGAGGCGCTGGGGTTTGGACGGAGGCCGAGATATACGCATCTGCCGCTGGTGCGTGGGGCGGATGGGCGGCGGCTTGCGAAGCGGCATGGCGACACGCGACTTTCGACCTATCGTCAGATGGGGGTGAGTGCGGCTGCGATTGTGGGGTTGATAGCGCGATGGAGCGGGGTTGAAGGCGGGGCGGCGATGTCGGCTGCGGAGTTTGCGGCGAAGTTTGTGCTGGAACGGATGCCGCGGGAAGACGTGGTGTTCGGGAAGGAGGATGAAGCATGGTTGATGGACAACACATCCGGCGTGTAA
- a CDS encoding SpoIIE family protein phosphatase: MSGARRPIVLVICSSAHPGPCPGWVEQVVCAWPDPRPTIRRATLETVVDRGYQIPAGAVLVLWHELGDRSALLCQAFDRVAGEQLPMVVLAGEPEVMARHAPAGVLVRSRRADPALVSVMLRTLFERQAAVESLKGDKNAVLHSQAGLAHQMEQMQEELTLAAQIQSELIPRRGPTIEGLDLAVICRPAGYVSGDLFEVTRLDEERVGFFLADAVGHGVPAALLTLLIARSIKMKDEAGAVLEPCVVLDALNREMVERNVTGSRFATGVYGVLNLRSGEAVIAGAGHPAPMVVGSRGVERVTTEGPLLGIFDDAVFTQQAVRLGAGDALVVFSDGFESAFPRTAEDAYSLRLTNEDYLERLMDFARDCCGSSFEASAMRFGETLDAQLGSLHQTDDLTALVLRPRRAKVGREAA; this comes from the coding sequence GTGAGTGGAGCAAGACGTCCGATAGTGCTGGTGATTTGTTCGAGTGCGCATCCTGGGCCTTGTCCGGGGTGGGTTGAGCAGGTGGTGTGTGCGTGGCCGGACCCGAGGCCGACGATCCGGCGTGCGACGCTGGAGACGGTGGTGGATCGTGGGTATCAGATTCCGGCAGGCGCGGTGCTGGTTTTGTGGCACGAGTTGGGGGACCGGAGTGCGCTGCTGTGTCAGGCGTTTGATCGCGTGGCGGGTGAGCAGTTGCCGATGGTGGTGCTGGCGGGCGAGCCGGAAGTGATGGCGCGGCACGCTCCTGCGGGGGTGTTGGTGCGTTCGCGGCGTGCGGACCCTGCGCTGGTGAGTGTGATGCTGCGGACGTTGTTTGAGCGGCAGGCTGCGGTGGAGTCGCTCAAGGGGGACAAGAACGCGGTGCTGCATTCGCAGGCGGGGCTTGCACATCAGATGGAACAGATGCAGGAGGAGTTGACGCTTGCGGCGCAGATCCAGAGCGAGTTGATCCCGCGACGTGGGCCGACGATTGAGGGGCTGGATCTTGCGGTGATCTGTCGTCCGGCGGGGTATGTGAGCGGTGATCTGTTTGAGGTGACGAGGCTGGATGAAGAGCGTGTGGGGTTCTTTCTGGCGGACGCGGTGGGGCATGGAGTGCCTGCGGCGCTGCTGACGCTGCTCATAGCGAGATCGATCAAGATGAAGGATGAGGCGGGCGCGGTGCTGGAGCCTTGCGTGGTGCTTGATGCGCTGAACCGGGAGATGGTGGAGCGGAACGTGACGGGGTCGCGGTTTGCGACGGGGGTGTATGGGGTTTTGAATCTTCGGTCGGGCGAGGCGGTGATTGCGGGTGCGGGGCATCCGGCGCCGATGGTGGTGGGGAGCCGGGGTGTTGAGCGAGTGACGACGGAAGGGCCTCTGCTGGGGATTTTTGATGATGCGGTGTTCACGCAGCAGGCGGTGAGGCTTGGGGCTGGGGATGCGTTGGTGGTGTTCAGCGATGGGTTTGAGTCGGCGTTTCCGCGAACGGCGGAGGATGCGTATTCGCTTCGGCTGACGAACGAGGACTATCTGGAGAGGCTGATGGATTTTGCGAGGGACTGCTGCGGGTCGAGTTTCGAGGCGTCGGCGATGCGGTTTGGGGAGACGCTTGATGCGCAGTTGGGGTCGCTGCATCAGACGGATGATCTGACGGCACTCGTTTTGAGGCCGAGGCGGGCGAAGGTTGGGCGCGAGGCGGCGTGA